A single genomic interval of Adhaeribacter pallidiroseus harbors:
- a CDS encoding sugar nucleotide-binding protein: MAEKLGITEKQLHQLQNVIQPVLITEATGSLGRAFARIYGDRHTPYRLIGRKQMNIIDPFSIERAIHYYNSWAIINGAGYVQVDEAEKEIVLAEDLIIAPTYVPDLVHACLDLIIDEEKGIWHLV; encoded by the coding sequence ATTGCGGAAAAGTTAGGGATAACCGAAAAACAACTTCATCAGCTCCAAAATGTAATCCAGCCTGTTCTCATAACCGAAGCTACTGGTTCTTTAGGTCGTGCATTTGCCCGAATTTATGGTGATCGTCATACTCCGTACCGGCTTATAGGCCGAAAACAAATGAATATTATTGATCCGTTCTCTATTGAGCGCGCTATTCATTATTATAATTCCTGGGCCATAATTAATGGGGCAGGCTACGTGCAGGTTGATGAAGCTGAAAAAGAGATAGTTCTGGCAGAAGATTTAATTATTGCTCCTACTTACGTTCCTGATCTGGTACATGCTTGCTTAGATTTAATAATAGATGAGGAAAAAGGTATTTGGCACTTAGTATAA
- a CDS encoding C40 family peptidase: MDYGICSLSLVPVRAEPSDKSEIVTQLLYGECYQIQGSQGNWHQIQIAADDYQGWIDFKQHCPVTPDYFIEWKANPHPRAVDLVQTVSSAVTRIPIMIGSVLPFFDGINIRINDQKYVYSGRATNSALPFKINFFTKIANSYLKTPYLWGGKSIFGIDCSGFVQQVFGICGFAFPRDAWQQVSLGTEVHFANLTQPGDLAFFDNAEGRIIHVGIMLENQQIIHAHGEVRVDMLDHYGIFNHQRKRYTHRLRIIKRILPLAK; this comes from the coding sequence GTGGATTACGGAATATGTAGTTTAAGCTTAGTGCCGGTAAGAGCGGAACCTTCCGATAAAAGTGAAATAGTAACCCAACTTTTGTACGGTGAGTGTTACCAAATCCAGGGTTCTCAGGGGAACTGGCACCAAATCCAAATTGCCGCTGATGACTATCAGGGTTGGATAGACTTTAAACAACACTGTCCGGTAACACCCGACTATTTTATCGAATGGAAAGCCAACCCGCATCCGCGCGCCGTTGATCTAGTGCAAACAGTAAGTAGTGCCGTTACCCGCATACCTATTATGATTGGTAGTGTTTTGCCTTTTTTCGATGGCATTAACATCCGTATTAATGATCAGAAATATGTTTATAGCGGCCGGGCTACCAATAGTGCTTTGCCATTTAAAATCAATTTCTTCACTAAAATAGCGAACAGTTATTTAAAAACGCCTTACTTATGGGGAGGGAAATCTATATTTGGTATTGATTGCTCTGGGTTTGTACAGCAGGTTTTTGGTATATGTGGTTTTGCCTTTCCCCGCGATGCCTGGCAACAAGTATCTTTAGGTACTGAAGTTCATTTCGCAAATTTAACGCAACCCGGTGATCTGGCTTTTTTCGATAATGCCGAAGGAAGGATTATTCACGTTGGTATAATGCTGGAAAATCAACAAATTATTCATGCCCACGGCGAAGTACGTGTAGATATGCTTGACCATTACGGCATTTTTAATCACCAGCGAAAACGGTATACGCATCGTTTACGCATTATCAAAAGAATTTTGCCGCTAGCGAAATAA
- the rpsA gene encoding 30S ribosomal protein S1, which yields MSTNIDDFDWDKFESQKFGGAYSKDERAQLEKMYGDTLNTVQEEEVIKGTIVGITDRDVILNIGFKSDGLVPLSEFRDQPDIKIGDEVEVFIEDQEDPNGQLILSRKKAKIVKAWDNIYGALDNDTILEGMVKRRTKGGLIIDLYGVEAFLPGSQIDVKPIRDFDVFVGKKMEVKVVKINAAFDNVVVSHKVLIEKDLEQQRQGILNNLEKGQVLEGVIKNMTNFGVFIDLGGVDGLLHITDISWGRINHPQEVLELDQKVNVVVLDFDEDKKRISLGMKQLTPHPWDALSPEIEVGSRIKGKIVNVADYGAFLEILPGVEGLIHVSEMSWSQHLRNPQDFIKQGDEIEAVVLTLDRDERKMSLGIKQLTEDPWTKQDVLQKYGVSTRHTGVVRNLTNFGLFIELEEGVDGLVHVSDLSWTKKIKHPSEFVKVGETLDVVVLELDVPNRRLALGHKQLEENPWDTFATVFHVGSMHRATILEKNDRGAVLELPYGIEGFAYPKNLVKEDGTTAEAGESLDFKVMEFSKEDRKIVLSHSNVYTDAKEEAAKADKFKKKPGTPGIGAAPQAAKPADNKKKEEVKSTLGDLEALSALREQMQNNEKEVGTKKLQAAADARSATDNSPESDTNAAE from the coding sequence ATGAGTACAAATATTGATGATTTTGACTGGGACAAATTTGAGTCTCAGAAGTTTGGCGGCGCTTATTCCAAAGATGAGCGAGCGCAGCTAGAAAAAATGTATGGTGATACCCTGAACACCGTGCAGGAAGAAGAAGTAATTAAAGGAACCATTGTAGGCATCACCGACCGGGACGTTATTCTGAACATTGGATTTAAATCGGATGGTTTAGTTCCACTTTCCGAATTCCGCGATCAGCCTGATATAAAAATTGGTGATGAAGTAGAGGTTTTTATTGAAGACCAGGAAGATCCTAACGGACAGTTAATTTTATCTCGCAAAAAAGCGAAAATTGTAAAGGCTTGGGATAATATTTACGGTGCTCTAGATAATGATACTATTTTAGAGGGCATGGTAAAACGCCGTACCAAGGGTGGTTTAATTATCGACCTATACGGAGTAGAAGCTTTCTTACCAGGTTCTCAAATCGACGTGAAGCCAATCCGTGACTTCGATGTATTTGTGGGTAAGAAAATGGAAGTGAAAGTAGTTAAAATCAACGCTGCTTTCGACAACGTAGTGGTATCGCATAAAGTACTCATCGAGAAAGATCTCGAGCAGCAACGCCAGGGTATCCTAAACAACCTGGAAAAAGGCCAGGTACTCGAAGGTGTTATCAAGAACATGACCAACTTCGGGGTATTTATCGACTTAGGTGGAGTAGATGGGTTACTGCACATTACCGATATTTCCTGGGGACGGATTAACCATCCGCAAGAAGTGTTGGAATTAGACCAAAAGGTAAACGTAGTAGTGCTGGACTTCGACGAAGACAAGAAGCGGATTTCTTTAGGCATGAAGCAGTTAACTCCTCACCCATGGGATGCCTTATCACCAGAGATTGAAGTGGGTTCCCGCATTAAAGGCAAAATTGTGAATGTGGCGGATTATGGTGCATTCCTGGAAATTTTACCGGGTGTAGAAGGCTTGATTCACGTTTCGGAAATGAGCTGGTCACAGCATTTGCGTAACCCGCAAGATTTTATTAAACAAGGTGATGAGATTGAAGCAGTAGTTTTAACCCTGGATCGGGACGAACGCAAAATGTCTTTAGGCATTAAGCAATTAACCGAAGATCCTTGGACGAAACAAGATGTTCTTCAGAAATACGGCGTTAGCACGCGTCATACCGGCGTAGTTCGTAATCTTACGAATTTTGGCTTATTCATTGAGTTGGAAGAGGGGGTTGATGGTTTAGTTCACGTTTCTGATTTATCTTGGACTAAGAAAATCAAACATCCTTCAGAATTTGTGAAGGTAGGAGAAACCTTAGACGTGGTAGTGCTGGAATTAGACGTTCCTAATCGGCGTTTAGCATTAGGCCATAAGCAACTAGAAGAAAATCCTTGGGACACTTTTGCCACTGTTTTCCACGTAGGTTCTATGCACCGGGCCACCATCCTGGAGAAAAACGATCGTGGAGCGGTATTAGAGTTACCTTACGGAATCGAAGGATTTGCTTATCCGAAGAACCTGGTGAAAGAAGACGGAACTACCGCTGAGGCTGGTGAATCGTTGGATTTTAAAGTAATGGAGTTTTCAAAGGAAGATCGTAAAATTGTATTGTCGCATTCTAACGTGTACACCGACGCGAAAGAAGAGGCGGCAAAAGCGGATAAATTTAAGAAAAAGCCAGGTACCCCAGGTATCGGAGCAGCGCCACAAGCGGCGAAACCTGCCGATAACAAGAAAAAAGAAGAAGTTAAATCTACTTTGGGCGATTTAGAAGCTCTTTCTGCGTTGCGTGAGCAAATGCAAAATAACGAAAAAGAAGTTGGTACTAAGAAACTGCAAGCAGCGGCTGATGCTAGATCGGCTACTGATAATTCACCAGAATCGGATACTAACGCTGCTGAATAA
- a CDS encoding LolA family protein, with protein sequence MKRITLFVFIIAVSVVQLAQAQDPKARQILDAMSKKYQSMKVFRADFNQTLENTSSKTKENVEGEITVMGNKFRLKTEDQEIINNGNTIWTYIKSENEVNISENDPEDEGMTPNKIFTMYKKGYKSAYVEEAKVDGELCDVIELSPEDRNDPVFKVRLNISKKDKSLKSWVMFRNNGNRYTYSITDFTPNPNVDNNYFAFDKTKFKGVKVIDLR encoded by the coding sequence ATGAAAAGAATAACCTTATTCGTGTTTATTATAGCTGTATCTGTTGTTCAATTGGCGCAGGCGCAAGACCCGAAAGCTCGTCAGATCCTGGATGCGATGAGTAAAAAGTACCAATCCATGAAAGTCTTCCGGGCTGACTTTAATCAAACCTTGGAGAATACTAGCAGTAAAACCAAAGAAAATGTAGAAGGGGAGATAACGGTAATGGGCAACAAATTTCGCTTAAAAACCGAAGATCAGGAAATTATTAACAATGGCAATACCATCTGGACGTACATTAAATCGGAAAACGAAGTAAATATTTCGGAAAATGATCCGGAAGATGAGGGAATGACACCCAACAAAATATTTACTATGTACAAAAAAGGTTATAAATCTGCTTATGTAGAAGAAGCCAAAGTTGATGGTGAATTATGCGATGTAATTGAATTATCGCCGGAAGATCGCAACGATCCGGTTTTTAAAGTACGATTAAATATTAGCAAAAAAGATAAGTCGTTAAAAAGCTGGGTAATGTTCCGCAATAATGGTAACCGCTACACGTACAGCATCACCGATTTTACGCCGAACCCCAATGTAGATAACAACTATTTTGCGTTTGATAAAACAAAATTTAAAGGCGTTAAGGTTATTGACTTACGCTAA
- a CDS encoding GNAT family N-acetyltransferase: MHLSLSSSTIRYWQSGDELALAKHANNYNVWINLRNSFPYPYTLQDAQTWVMIANATQPVTNFALEVNGEAVGGIGLIIQPDVYCKSAEVGYWLSEKYWNRGIITEALQAITQYGFNTLELERIYAGVFEWNLKSARVLEKAGYKLEGRLTKSVLKDGKLIDSLLYAQVKPTGIP; the protein is encoded by the coding sequence ATGCATCTTTCCCTTTCTAGTTCTACCATCCGTTACTGGCAATCCGGCGATGAGTTAGCCTTAGCAAAACACGCCAATAATTATAATGTTTGGATTAACTTACGTAATTCCTTTCCTTATCCTTATACCTTGCAAGATGCTCAAACCTGGGTTATGATAGCGAATGCCACGCAGCCCGTTACCAACTTTGCCTTAGAAGTAAACGGTGAGGCGGTTGGCGGAATAGGACTTATTATACAACCGGATGTTTATTGCAAAAGTGCCGAGGTAGGCTACTGGCTCAGCGAAAAATACTGGAACCGGGGTATTATTACCGAAGCCCTGCAAGCTATTACCCAATATGGCTTTAATACTTTAGAACTTGAACGGATTTACGCCGGCGTATTTGAATGGAACTTAAAATCAGCAAGGGTACTGGAAAAAGCTGGTTATAAATTGGAAGGCCGGCTAACTAAAAGTGTGCTGAAAGATGGGAAGTTAATTGATTCTCTTTTGTACGCGCAAGTAAAGCCCACAGGTATACCATAA
- a CDS encoding FAD-binding and (Fe-S)-binding domain-containing protein, translated as MNTDKLNRLAQQLTGELHYDSTMRTLYATDASAYREMPLAVAFPADKEDIKTLIQFARQEGTSLIPRTAGTSLAGQVVGNGIVVDVSRTFNQILEINPEERWVKVQPGVIRDELNLALKPYGLYFGPETSTANRAMMGGMVGNNSCGSNSVVYRSTREHLLSVKAILSDGSETEFTSLSPAAFEAKCLGENAASALETRIYQATKAMLSHPTTQEEIRREFPKPTVERRNTGYAVDLLLDTEPFTPGTDAFNFCKLIAGSEGTLAFLTELKFNIVPLPPKEIGLLCIHCHTIDESLRANLVALKYQPSASELMDHYVLECTKANLEQSQNRFFVQGDPGAILVVEIAKNTQAEIEAVAAALTADLKLQNLGYHYPLVTGPDTKKVWTLRKAGLGLLSNIPGDAKPVAVIEDTAVDVNDLPDFIAEFNQILKKHDLYCVHYAHAGSGELHLRPIINLKTAAGNKLFRIIAEEIAQLVKKYRGSLSGEHGDGRLRGEFIKWMVGAKNYQLLEEVKRTWDPDNIFNPGKIVNTPAMDTFLRYEPGQTTPDFDTVFKFKDAQGILRAAELCNGSGDCRKTQLTGGTMCPSYMVTRNEKDTTRGRANVLREFLTRSTKANRFDHHEIKEAMELCISCKGCKSECPSNVDVAKLKAEFLQHYYDANGIPLRTRLVGNFTNLNNVASVAPGIYNFVFTNKFTSRLAKRVVGFAENRPLPLLHHTTLRQWFKKHQKQTPPKFLTGSKGKVNLFCDEFTNFNDAEIGIKAVQLLERLGYEVQMPEHEESGRTYLSKGLVRDAKKLAVKNVAKLSKVVSANVPLIGIEPSAILTFRDEYLDLVEEDQYQEAQNLAKNSYLIDEFIFAEMGKGNITPDQFTQEKRLIKLHGHCHQKALSSVAYTQKMLSLPENYTVEVIPSGCCGMAGSFGYETEHYEVSMQIGELVLFPTVRKQPESVIIAAPGTSCRHQIKDGTGRRALHTLEVLYEALL; from the coding sequence ATGAATACAGACAAATTAAATCGACTTGCCCAACAATTAACCGGCGAACTCCATTATGATTCTACCATGCGCACGTTGTACGCTACCGATGCTTCGGCGTACCGCGAAATGCCATTAGCCGTGGCTTTTCCGGCCGATAAGGAAGATATAAAAACGTTAATTCAATTTGCCCGGCAGGAGGGTACTTCGCTTATTCCCCGAACCGCCGGAACTTCTTTGGCCGGCCAAGTGGTGGGTAATGGCATTGTGGTAGATGTGTCGCGCACCTTTAATCAAATTTTAGAAATAAACCCCGAAGAGCGTTGGGTTAAAGTGCAACCCGGCGTTATTCGGGATGAGTTAAATTTAGCTCTGAAGCCTTATGGTTTATACTTTGGCCCGGAAACCTCCACTGCTAACCGCGCCATGATGGGGGGGATGGTAGGTAATAATTCCTGTGGTTCTAATTCTGTAGTATACCGCAGTACCCGCGAGCATCTTTTATCGGTGAAAGCCATTCTGAGCGACGGTTCCGAAACCGAATTTACCAGTTTAAGTCCGGCAGCGTTTGAAGCAAAATGTTTGGGCGAAAATGCAGCTAGTGCTTTAGAAACGCGCATTTACCAGGCCACCAAAGCTATGCTGAGCCACCCAACTACCCAAGAAGAAATCCGGCGCGAATTTCCGAAACCAACCGTGGAACGCCGCAATACCGGGTACGCCGTGGATCTTTTACTGGACACCGAGCCTTTTACGCCCGGTACCGATGCTTTTAATTTTTGCAAGCTAATTGCTGGCTCCGAAGGAACGCTGGCCTTTTTAACCGAGCTAAAGTTTAACATCGTTCCGCTACCGCCTAAAGAGATTGGTTTGTTGTGTATTCATTGCCATACCATTGATGAATCGCTGCGCGCGAACCTGGTGGCTTTAAAATATCAACCAAGCGCCAGTGAGCTCATGGATCATTATGTTTTGGAATGTACCAAAGCCAACCTGGAACAAAGCCAGAACCGTTTTTTTGTACAAGGCGATCCGGGAGCTATTTTGGTAGTAGAAATTGCAAAAAACACCCAAGCCGAGATTGAAGCCGTAGCGGCTGCTTTAACCGCCGATCTAAAACTGCAAAACTTAGGTTATCATTATCCTTTGGTAACCGGTCCGGATACTAAAAAAGTATGGACTTTACGGAAAGCCGGTTTAGGTTTACTTTCCAACATTCCGGGGGATGCTAAACCGGTAGCGGTAATTGAAGATACCGCCGTAGACGTGAATGATTTACCCGACTTTATCGCGGAGTTTAACCAAATTTTAAAAAAACACGATTTATACTGTGTGCATTACGCGCACGCGGGTTCAGGAGAGTTGCACTTACGGCCCATTATAAATTTAAAAACGGCCGCTGGTAATAAGTTATTTCGGATAATTGCGGAAGAAATTGCCCAACTCGTGAAAAAATACCGGGGTTCCTTAAGTGGGGAACACGGCGATGGCCGCTTGCGGGGTGAGTTTATTAAATGGATGGTAGGCGCTAAAAATTACCAGCTTCTGGAAGAGGTGAAGCGTACCTGGGACCCGGATAATATTTTTAATCCGGGTAAAATTGTAAATACCCCGGCCATGGACACCTTTCTGCGTTATGAACCGGGTCAGACTACCCCGGACTTTGATACCGTTTTTAAATTTAAAGACGCGCAAGGCATCTTACGGGCGGCGGAGTTGTGCAACGGCTCCGGCGATTGCCGCAAAACACAGTTAACCGGCGGTACCATGTGCCCCAGCTACATGGTTACCCGCAACGAAAAAGATACCACTCGCGGACGAGCCAACGTGCTCCGCGAATTTTTAACCCGTTCTACCAAAGCTAACCGTTTCGATCATCACGAGATTAAAGAGGCTATGGAGCTTTGTATATCCTGTAAAGGTTGTAAATCTGAGTGTCCGTCCAATGTGGATGTCGCTAAGCTGAAAGCCGAGTTCTTGCAGCATTATTATGATGCCAACGGCATCCCGCTGCGTACCCGATTAGTAGGTAATTTTACGAACTTAAATAATGTGGCTTCGGTCGCTCCGGGCATCTATAATTTTGTATTTACCAATAAATTTACTTCCAGGCTAGCGAAGAGAGTGGTGGGTTTTGCGGAAAATAGACCTTTGCCTTTATTGCATCATACCACGCTTCGGCAGTGGTTTAAAAAACACCAAAAACAAACCCCGCCAAAATTTTTAACCGGAAGTAAAGGCAAAGTAAATTTGTTTTGTGATGAGTTTACCAATTTTAATGATGCCGAAATTGGTATAAAAGCCGTGCAGCTATTAGAACGGTTGGGTTATGAAGTACAAATGCCCGAACACGAAGAAAGTGGGCGCACCTATTTATCAAAAGGTTTGGTGCGGGACGCTAAGAAACTAGCCGTTAAAAATGTAGCAAAGTTAAGTAAAGTAGTTTCGGCCAACGTACCTTTAATTGGTATTGAGCCGTCAGCCATCTTAACTTTTCGAGACGAATATTTAGATTTAGTTGAGGAAGACCAATACCAGGAAGCGCAAAATCTTGCCAAGAATAGTTATTTGATTGATGAGTTTATTTTTGCAGAAATGGGTAAAGGCAACATTACTCCAGATCAGTTTACACAGGAAAAACGCTTAATTAAGCTGCACGGGCATTGTCATCAGAAAGCGCTTTCTTCGGTAGCATACACCCAAAAAATGTTGTCGTTACCGGAAAACTACACCGTAGAAGTAATTCCATCCGGTTGCTGCGGCATGGCTGGGTCTTTCGGGTACGAAACCGAACATTACGAGGTATCCATGCAAATTGGGGAATTGGTTTTGTTTCCAACTGTTCGGAAACAACCCGAATCGGTAATTATTGCCGCACCCGGCACCAGTTGCCGCCACCAAATCAAAGATGGTACCGGTCGCCGGGCCTTGCATACTTTAGAAGTGTTGTATGAAGCTTTATTATAA
- a CDS encoding HNH endonuclease translates to MDQKVLILNQDYSAISLCSIHKAFILLFLEKAELVEKRHGALRTISKTFPVPSIIRLQRYVNVPYKGIALSRQNIMRRDQFRCLYCDSTKNLTIDHIIPRSRGGESNWTNLGTACMRCNTRKGDRTPEEANMLLKQKPKKPSLTSFLVLHSDTIDHSWHTYLRSKN, encoded by the coding sequence ATGGATCAGAAAGTACTTATATTAAATCAGGATTACTCCGCTATTTCCCTTTGTAGTATTCATAAAGCCTTTATTTTGTTATTTTTGGAAAAAGCTGAACTAGTAGAGAAGCGCCATGGGGCTTTACGAACCATTAGTAAAACATTCCCGGTTCCATCCATTATTCGTTTGCAGCGTTACGTGAATGTGCCCTACAAAGGCATTGCTTTAAGTCGCCAGAACATCATGCGCCGCGATCAGTTTCGCTGTTTATACTGTGATTCTACCAAAAACCTGACAATAGATCATATTATACCACGATCAAGGGGAGGAGAGTCTAATTGGACTAACTTAGGCACAGCTTGTATGCGCTGCAATACTCGCAAAGGAGATCGAACTCCGGAAGAAGCAAATATGCTGTTAAAGCAAAAACCTAAAAAACCCAGTTTAACGTCGTTTTTGGTTTTGCATTCTGATACAATTGATCATAGCTGGCATACGTATCTGCGTTCTAAAAATTAA
- the smpB gene encoding SsrA-binding protein SmpB — protein sequence MVNRRASYEYEFLSKYTAGIMLQGTEIKSIREGNVNLQDGFCVFQNDGLWLLQVTIAKYTEGTYNNHEPTRPRKLLLNKKELNQLSKKSEEQGLTIIPIRFFISERGFAKVEIALARGKKLYDKREDIKERDVKREMQRERF from the coding sequence ATTGTAAACCGCAGAGCTTCGTACGAATACGAGTTTTTAAGCAAGTATACGGCGGGCATTATGCTGCAAGGAACCGAAATTAAATCGATTCGGGAAGGGAACGTTAATTTACAAGACGGATTTTGCGTTTTTCAGAACGATGGCTTATGGCTGCTGCAAGTTACCATTGCCAAATACACCGAAGGTACCTACAACAACCACGAGCCCACGCGTCCGCGAAAATTGTTGCTTAACAAAAAAGAATTGAATCAGCTAAGTAAAAAATCGGAGGAGCAAGGGTTAACTATCATTCCCATCCGCTTTTTCATTAGCGAGCGGGGATTTGCCAAAGTGGAAATTGCCTTAGCCCGCGGTAAAAAATTGTACGATAAACGCGAAGATATTAAAGAACGCGATGTAAAAAGAGAAATGCAGCGTGAACGGTTTTAA